From Brassica oleracea var. oleracea cultivar TO1000 chromosome C3, BOL, whole genome shotgun sequence, a single genomic window includes:
- the LOC106329348 gene encoding phosphoenolpyruvate carboxykinase [ATP], protein MAGNGNENADGDFSFSAAAARDALPRITTEKGAKSADVCHDDTAPRVNFQTIDELHCLQKKRSAPTTPLKEGGGVVMGTSGPTTPSSGETMLQSVSASLASLTRETGPKLIRGDPTSAAKVAHVPHTPTSVPAADVSDSGLKFTHILHNLSPAELYEQAIKYEKGSFVTSTGALATLSGAKTGRSPKDKRVVKDETTASELWWGKGSPNIEMDEQTFLVNRERAVDYLNSLDKVFVNDQYLNWDPENSIKVRIVSARAYHSLFMHNMCIRPTPEELENFGTPDFTIYNAGKFPCNRYTHYMTSSTSIDINLGRREMVILGTQYAGEMKKGLFGVMHYLMPKRKILSLHSGCNMGKEGDVALFFGLSGTGKTTLSTDHNRYLIGDDEHCWSDAGVSNIEGGCYAKCIDLSREKEPDIWNAIKFGTVLENVVFDEHTREVDYNDKSVTENTRAAYPIEYIPNSKIPCVGPHPKNVILLACDAFGVLPPISKLDLAQTMYHFISGYTALVAGTEEGVKEPRATFSACFGAAFIMLHPTKYAAMLAEKMQAQGATGWLVNTGWSGGSYGAGSRIKLAYTRKIIDAIHSGSLLNATYHKTEIFGLEIPNEVEGVPSEILEPMNAWEDKEAYKDTLLKLAGLFRNNFETFTSHKIGDDGKLTEEILAAGPNF, encoded by the exons ATGGCGGGAAACGGAAACGAAAACGCTGATGGAGACTTCAGTTTCTCCGCTGCTGCGGCGCGTGATGCGCTTCCAAGGATCACAACGGAGAAGGGAGCCAAGTCTGCAGACGTGTGTCACGATGACACCGCACCGCGGGTTAACTTCCAGACCATCGACGAGCTCCACTGTCTCCAGAAGAAACGATCTGCTCCCACCACTCCTCTCAAAGAAGGAGGTGGTGTAGTGATGGGAACCAGTGGCCCTACCACTCCTTCATCCGGCGAGACCATGCTTCAATCCGTCAG TGCATCGTTGGCTTCGTTGACGAGAGAGACAGGACCGAAGCTTATCAGAGGAGATCCCACGTCGGCCGCGAAAGTGGCACACGTTCCACACACTCCTACGTCAGTTCCAGCTGCTGACGTCAGTGACAGCGGCTTGAAATTCACTCATATCCTTCACAACCTCTCTCCCGCCG AATTGTACGAGCAGGCGATAAAATATGAGAAAGGATCGTTTGTGACATCGACCGGTGCGTTGGCTACGTTGTCGGGAGCCAAAACCGGTCGATCTCCTAAAGACAAGCGTGTGGTTAAGGATGAGACAACTGCGTCCGAGCTTTGGTGGGGAAA AGGATCACCAAACATTGAAATGGATGAACAAACCTTTTTGGTGAACCGAGAAAGAGCTGTTGATTACTTGAACTCTCTGGACAAG GTGTTTGTGAATGATCAATACCTAAACTGGGACCCAGAGAACAGCATCAAAGTCAGAATAGTATCAGCAAGAGCTTACCATTCACTTTTCATGCACAACATGTGTATCCGTCCAACACCTGAGGAGCTAGAGAATTTTGGGACACCTGATTTCACCATCTACAACGCAGGAAAATTCCCATGCAACCGTTACACTCATTACATGACATCATCGACTAGTATCGACATAAACCTAGGAAGAAGAGAGATGGTGATTCTAGGGACACAGTACGCTGGAGAGATGAAGAAAGGGCTTTTTGGTGTGATGCACTATCTGATGCCTAAGAGAAAGATTTTGTCACTTCACTCCGGTTGTAACATGGGCAAAGAGGGAGATGTTGCTCTCTTTTTCGGTTTATCCGGGACCGGGAAGACTACATTGTCGACCGATCATAACCGGTATTTGATTGGAGATGATGAGCATTGTTGGAGTGATGCTGGAGTCTCGAATATCGAAGGTGGCTGTTACGCGAAATGTATTGATTTATCGAGGGAGAAAGAGCCTGATATCTGGAACGCTATCAAGTTCGGAACTG TTTTGGAGAATGTTGTGTTTGATGAGCACACGAGAGAAGTGGATTATAATGACAAGTCGGTGACGGAGAACACACGTGCGGCTTATCCGATTGAGTATATCCCTAACTCTAAGATACCGTGCGTTGGACCACACCCTAAGAACGTGATCCTATTGGCTTGTGACGCCTTTGGCGTGTTGCCGCCGATCAGCAAGCTGGATCTTGCTCAGACTATGTATCATTTCATCAGTGGCTACACTGCTCTT GTTGCAGGAACAGAGGAAGGAGTTAAGGAGCCAAGAGCGACTTTCTCGGCTTGTTTTGGTGCTGCTTTCATTATGCTTCACCCAACCAAATATGCAGCTATGTTAGCCGAGAAAATGCAAGCTCAAGGAGCCACTGGTTGGCTTGTTAACACCGGCTGGTCCGGTGGAAG CTATGGAGCTGGAAGTCGGATCAAGTTGGCGTATACAAGAAAGATAATTGATGCTATACATTCAGGAAGTCTGCTGAATGCAACATATCACAAAACAGAAATTTTTGGTTTGGAGATTCCAAATGAAGTTGAAGGAGTGCCTTCTGAGATTCTGGAACCTATGAATGCA TGGGAAGACAAAGAGGCTTATAAGGACACATTGTTGAAGTTGGCTGGTTTGTTTAGAAACAATTTTGAGACATTCACTAGTCATAAGATTGGAGATGATGGCAAATTGACTGAAGAGATTCTTGCAGCTGGTCCCAACTTCTAA
- the LOC106331634 gene encoding probable sphingolipid transporter spinster homolog 1, giving the protein MTKYGEQRDSPAVTAEAEASSSTATKRFWTPGRFVAILCIVNLINYVDRGVIASNGVNGSSRTCDAKGLCSAGTGIQGEFKLSNFQDGLLSSAFMVGLLVASPIFAALSKRFTPFKLIGVGLTVWTLAAVGCGFSYNFWMIAVFRMFVGVGEASFISLAAPYIDDSAPAARKNLWLGLFYMCIPAGVALGYVFGGYVGNHLGWRWAFYIEAIAMAFFVVLSFCIKPPQLKGFAAKESKKPSTSIETVALTHAEASQIKTVSPKSKSQNLVVLFGKDMKALFSEKVFIVNVLGYITYNFVIGAYSYWGPKAGFGIYHMKNADMIFGGLTIICGIIGTLGGSYVLDRINATLPNTFKLLAASTLFGAAFCFAAFCMKNMYAFIGLFAVGEILIFAPQAPVNFVCLHCVRPNLRPLSMASSTVLIHILGDVPSSPLYGKMQDRLKNWRTSTLIITSILFLAAIIWGIGIFMNSVDRSNEKSDDEVEEEEKLETKADNNSVPV; this is encoded by the exons ATGACGAAATATGGTGAGCAGAGAGATTCTCCGGCTGTAACAGCAGAAGCAGAAGCATCTTCTTCGACCGCTACAAAACGATTTTGGACTCCGGGAAG ATTCGTTGCGATCTTGTGTATCGTGAACCTGATCAATTACGTGGATCGAGGAGTGATTGCGAGTAATGGTGTTAACGGAAGCTCGAGGACTTGTGATGCCAAGGGCCTTTGCTCTGCTGGCACTGGCATTCA AGGAGAGTTTAAGTTAAGCAACTTTCAAGATGGTCTTTTGTCTTCTGCGTTTATGGTTGGTCTTCTTGTTGCTTCTCCAATCTTCGCTGCACTCTCCAAAAG GTTCACTCCTTTTAAACTAATTGGAGTGGGACTAACTGTTTGGACTCTCGCTGCTGTTGGTTGCGGCTTCTCTTACAACTTCTGGATGATTGCTGTTTTTCGAAT GTTTGTTGGGGTTGGTGAGGCTTCCTTCATTAGTCTTGCAGCACCTTACATCGATGATAGCGCTCCTGCTGCAAGG AAAAATCTATGGCTTGGACTGTTCTACATGTGTATACCAGCAGGAGTTGCTCTAGGCTACGTGTTTGGTGGATAT GTTGGAAACCATCTCGGATGGCGTTGGGCGTTTTATATTGAGGCAATCGCCATGGCTTTCTTTGTTGTTTTGTCCTTCTGTATCAAACCTCCACAGCTCAAAG GTTTTGCTGCTAAAGAATCGAAGAAACCCTCTACATCTATTGAAACGGTCGCTCTTACACATGCTGAAGCTTCCCAAATCAAAACCGTATCCCCCAA ATCCAAGAGCCAGAACCTTGTAGTCTTATTTGGAAAAGACATGAAGGCTCTATTCAGCGAGAAAGTATTTATAGTGAACGTTCTGGGCTACATCACCTACAACTTTGTGATCGGAGCTTACTCATATTGGGGACCAAAAGCTGGTTTTGGTATCTACCACATGAAAAACGCAGACATGATTTTTGGAGGCCTTACCATCATCTGTGGTATCATTGGTACGTTAGGCGGAAGCTATGTCCTTGATCGCATCAACGCTACACTCCCAAACACCTTCAAG TTACTTGCAGCATCTACTTTATTCGGCGCAGCGTTTTGTTTCGCTGCTTTCTGCATGAAGAATATGTATGCCTTCATCGGTTTATTCGCAGTGGGAGAAATTTTAATCTTTGCCCCACAG GCTCCGGTTAACTTTGTGTGTCTACATTGCGTTAGACCAAACTTGAGACCACTATCAATGGCTTCCTCAACTGTTTTGATCCATATCTTAGGCGATGTTCCTTCTTCCCCTCTATATGGAAAAATGCAGGACCGTCTCAAAAACTGGAGGACATCAACTCTTATAATAACTTCAATCCTCTTCCTCGCAGCTATTATATGGGGCATTG GGATATTTATGAATAGTGTGGACCGGTCTAATGAAAAGAGTGACGATGAGGTCGAGGAGGAAGAGAAATTGGAAACCAAAGCAGACAACAACTCTGTTCCCGTCTAA
- the LOC106328189 gene encoding uncharacterized protein LOC106328189, producing MVFGWRKAFCNSVSSNQQQSSSSSHIPTPRLRSKFGFFSNPSTPRIQSPGGIGRGSGIGCRSAASTSAANPSLPTSPKLHCRTTSNATPRTSNSSTPKLLSNPSSPKSSSTHGGVSLLRATLILNKSNNNRCGICLQRLNSGQINSTAIFTAECSHSFHLSCAVKLDGKRCPFCSAAWNYTPRSDAESVNFESDPGRGPEIREIKTGKSLRVYNDDETLAYSPVSLAHFNSIPESDENDDVDQEGHEFPGFFSDSSITPAFSGSIPPISGTLEVKLLPESAVVETGKRVETHVVMMKLKASLPSSSTADAIRASRPSIDLVTVLDLSSGGASLRTVKHALRLVISLLRDMDRLSIVVFSTGSKRLMPLRRMTDRGRRSARRIVDALVGIETAGGGGMSVNDALKKAVKVVEDRRERNPSASIFVLSDGQDQPEAVLKAKLNSARVPFVVSTTRFYRSEIPVHSVSIASPSALHHAPLRDAFTERIASLLNVVLHDVNLNLGLVSGSPLTEISAVYSLTGRSESFGFGSAVIVGDLLAEEEREYLVEFKVPTPSSGSHHVMSVRSSVVDPATLQPFPCPKEKRFLIPRPQAVRFVSSSIERLRNIHLVCRAVTGSRKLIERDDFAGAYQLLTTARSNASDDDSLMSLDAELAELSRLKPRIGLANRTEEKPEQLTPTSAWKAAEKLAKVAIMRKHLNRVSDMHGLENARF from the exons ATGGTGTTTGGTTGGAGAAAAGCGTTTTGCAATTCCGTTTCAAGTAATCAACAACAATCATCATCATCATCACACATTCCTACACCAAGACTCCGATCAAAGTTTGGTTTTTTCTCAAACCCATCAACTCCCCGTATCCAGTCTCCTGGCGGCATCGGCCGTGGTAGTGGAATCGGATGCCGCTCCGCCGCTTCAACCTCAGCCGCTAACCCATCTCTTCCCACTAGTCCCAAACTCCACTGCAGGACCACGAGCAATGCAACTCCAAGGACCAGTAACAGCTCAACTCCTAAGCTTCTGTCTAACCCTTCTTCCCCTAAATCATCATCCACTCATGGCGGCGTTTCTCTCCTCCGTGCCACACTTATTCTCAACAAA AGTAATAATAACAGATGTGGGATTTGCCTACAGAGGTTGAACTCGGGTCAAATCAATTCAACGGCGATTTTCACGGCGGAGTGTTCACATTCGTTTCACCTCTCTTGCGCCGTTAAATTAGACGGCAAACGTTGCCCGTTCTGTTCCGCCGCCTGGAATTACACGCCGAGGTCGGATGCTGAGTCTGTGAATTTCGAATCCGACCCGGGGAGAGGACCCGAGATCCGAGAAATCAAGACGGGGAAATCCTTAAGAGTGTACAACGACGACGAGACCTTAGCTTACTCGCCGGTTTCTCTTGCTCACTTCAACAGTATACCGGAATCAGACGAAAACGACGACGTAGACCAAGAAGGCCATGAGTTTCCCGGATTCTTTTCCGATTCTTCGATTACGCCGGCGTTTTCTGGTTCGATTCCTCCCATCTCCGGGACTCTGGAGGTTAAATTGCTGCCGGAATCCGCCGTCGTGGAAACAGGGAAACGGGTCGAGACGCACGTCGTCATGATGAAACTGAAGGCGTCTTTACCGTCGTCGTCGACGGCGGACGCGATTAGAGCGAGCAGGCCGTCGATAGATCTGGTGACGGTTCTCGATCTGAGCAGCGGCGGAGCGAGCTTGCGGACTGTTAAGCACGCGCTGAGACTGGTGATCTCTCTGCTCCGGGATATGGATCGGCTTTCGATCGTCGTGTTCTCGACGGGATCGAAACGGTTAATGCCGTTACGACGGATGACGGATAGAGGACGGCGATCGGCGCGGCGAATCGTCGACGCACTCGTCGGAATCGAAACCGCCGGCGGCGGGGGGATGAGCGTTAACGACGCGTTGAAGAAAGCGGTTAAAGTCGTTGAAGATCGGCGGGAGAGGAATCCGTCGGCTAGTATTTTTGTTTTATCCGACGGTCAGGATCAGCCGGAGGCGGTTTTGAAAGCTAAACTAAACTCCGCGCGTGTACCTTTCGTCGTTTCCACCACGCGCTTCTATCGTTCGGAGATCCCGGTACACTCCGTTTCAATCGCTTCTCCAAGCGCGTTGCATCACGCGCCGCTTCGAGACGCGTTCACGGAGCGAATCGCTTCGTTGCTAAACGTGGTTCTCCATGACGTGAATCTTAACCTCGGTTTAGTCTCCGGTTCTCCGTTGACTGAGATTTCAGCGGTTTACTCTTTAACGGGTCGGTCAGAGAGTTTCGGATTCGGTTCGGCTGTTATCGTCGGCGATCTGCTCGCGGAGGAGGAGAGAGAATATCTCGTTGAGTTCAAAGTACCGACTCCGTCGAGCGGGTCCCACCATGTAATGTCCGTACGGTCTTCGGTCGTTGACCCCGCGACGCTTCAGCCATTTCCTTGTCCGAAAGAAAAACGTTTTTTGATCCCACGGCCACAGGCCGTCCGATTCGTATCTTCGAGCATCGAACGGCTGAGGAATATACACTTGGTGTGTCGCGCTGTAACTGGTTCACGCAAGCTGATTGAGCGTGATGATTTTGCTGGAGCATATCAGCTTCTAACGACGGCTCGGTCAAACGCTTCTGATGATGATAGCTTAATGAGCTTGGACGCTGAGTTAGCTGAGCTAAGCCGGTTGAAACCGAGAATCGGTTTAGCAAACCGAACCGAAGAAAAACCTGAGCAACTTACGCCGACTTCGGCTTGGAAAGCGGCTGAGAAATTGGCGAAAGTGGCTATCATGAGGAAGCATTTAAACCGAGTCAGCGACATGCACGGCTTGGAAAACGCCAGATTTTAA